From Sporolituus thermophilus DSM 23256:
ACAAAACTGTTGCCAGGCGTTTTCTAATGTTAGGTAATCTACCTTTAAAACCGTTCTAAAACAGGAAGGGAAATTGTTTCCCTCTAGACCGCATAGCAAGCCCTACAGCAGGTTTTTTGTCACAGGTAGGTATGATACCCTTAACCCTGCTTTTTTTGTGGTAAAATCATTATTTTTATCATTATAAACAAGAGAAAAAACAAGCAACAACAAGCAATCACGAATAAGCAAAATGTACAAATACTTTTTCGGCTGTTTTTGCTTGTTTATTAGACAATATCGACGAATTTAAACAGCGAAAATAAAAAAATATGCGATTTTTTGAGGTTGTAAATAGCGGTTAATATAAAACCCTTTACCGCAAAATACAACCTGAAAAAATAGGGTTTAAACTAGGGTTTTTGGCATAAAAACAGGCATAGCGAAATGAAAAAACAACGATAATATCTATTCCCGCTAATAATGGGGATGGTCAACTCGACTACCCCTTGGGTTTTTGTGATTAGATAATTTATTACCTGGTAACAATTTTGGGAAATAAAAAATATTTCCCAACGCATGGTATTGGACTGGTCAGTCAGAAGTTATTATTAACTTTATTTTAACAATATTATTCAGTAATGTGATAACCGGGTAACCAACTAGACGAACTGACCAAGTCTAACATAGGGTGTTAAATATGTTGCACTCTATACGATATTTAATTGCAATTAATTTATCAATTTAATCAATTCCTTATTTATTTCAATCCACTTCATTAAACTATTCTTAAACATATTGATTAATTCATCTCTTTTATCCCCGGCAATGTTATTTAAGATTAAGTACATACCCATAACAATGACTTTATTTAACTGCATTAAAGTTTTTTCAATATGATTATCACTTTGTATTGTCTTTTCCAAAAAACTAACATAATCTTCAAATATAAGTTTTAATACAAGTAACATTACTTTTACTTCTTCATCATATCCTGTATTTTCATATAACGCCGGGAAAGATTGTCTTACTAGGTTTAGTATTTCATCATGATTTAAGTTCAGACCAATCTTAAAACGGTAAGTATTTATGTCTTGATTAAGTATTTCCAACATAAATTTAGCGAAAGAATAATAAACAACTTCCCCATGGCTGATATTGGATTGATTAACTATTGGCATATAATATAACGAGGATAAATTGATTTTTTCATTACCGAATAACTGAATATTCTTTTCCCCATGTAATGCCTTGAATATCAGCTTATTTTCCAGTTCCTTGATATGATTGTAAACAGTTCTTTTACTTTGCCCGGTGGTGGTTATGATTTTGTTGATATTTAAATAAAAATAACCATTGTCGTTATGAATTTTTGCCGTTTTGTAAATTTCAGTCAATGTCTTGCGTAAATGTTCTGGTTGGGAATTTATTATCTCATAATCATAATCGGTTAATTCAATAATCCCTAAATGATAGTTATTTTTGAATACATTGCCAACAGTAGAAACAATATCATTCAGTGATTTTTCTGCACTATCTTTTGTCCTGCCTGCGTTGTGTTCTCTGTCGGTAAACCAATATAGTCTTTCTATGACTTCATTCTCTGTATAGCCAATCTCCTTGAAATAGATTGACAATAAAAAAGTATACCTATGTCTTATCCCCGGGCCTGGTAAGCCATTTTCCCATATATTTTGCAAGTGTTCATGATTGATTATTTCCTTGTCAAAGTCAATTGCTACTGTTTTTATTTGTTTAATATCGCTTGCTGCCAGGTAAAATTTTTGCCAGTTTAGATGTTTTGTCATTGGTGTGATACTGAGTAGGTATTCATACTGATCTGTTATTGGTCTAAACGTTTCTTTGTCTAAAAAGACCATCATATTACCTGTGTTTGGGTGAATACCCAAAGGTAATTTAATTCCCCGGCTGTTATTACTTTCTGGTCTTATTTCTACATGAATATTTGGATTGTCATTGATACTCCTG
This genomic window contains:
- a CDS encoding TOTE conflict system archaeo-eukaryotic primase domain-containing protein; this translates as MFEKLRKPIPCPICGEEYLILSRHIRKHGLNVREFKQQHYVSYIDQIVDKINQLFVDIRYKYIMHNKNNWQTIDTLKLPGYRRLNDRLIKQHLRGRNCYGVMFAPTHTKFLCFDVDIVKQGDGDINQAREVAEKLIHELRKHIDDKDIHLEYSGGKGYHIWLFWQYKVKISDIVSFADSIRSINDNPNIHVEIRPESNNSRGIKLPLGIHPNTGNMMVFLDKETFRPITDQYEYLLSITPMTKHLNWQKFYLAASDIKQIKTVAIDFDKEIINHEHLQNIWENGLPGPGIRHRYTFLLSIYFKEIGYTENEVIERLYWFTDREHNAGRTKDSAEKSLNDIVSTVGNVFKNNYHLGIIELTDYDYEIINSQPEHLRKTLTEIYKTAKIHNDNGYFYLNINKIITTTGQSKRTVYNHIKELENKLIFKALHGEKNIQLFGNEKINLSSLYYMPIVNQSNISHGEVVYYSFAKFMLEILNQDINTYRFKIGLNLNHDEILNLVRQSFPALYENTGYDEEVKVMLLVLKLIFEDYVSFLEKTIQSDNHIEKTLMQLNKVIVMGMYLILNNIAGDKRDELINMFKNSLMKWIEINKELIKLIN